A window of the Gossypium hirsutum isolate 1008001.06 chromosome A05, Gossypium_hirsutum_v2.1, whole genome shotgun sequence genome harbors these coding sequences:
- the LOC107959815 gene encoding auxin efflux carrier component 8, which produces MISLADVYHVIAATVPLYFAMILAYVSVKWWKLFTPEQCAGINKFVAKFSIPLLSFQVISENNPYKMNLKLILADFLQKLLAFLVLFALTKLSSRGGLSSIITGLSLSTMPNTLILGIPLLRAMYGDKSATLLAQIVVLQSLIWYNLLLFLFELNATKAASEITVAVSQASGDEEAPEEAQGKEGGEETQTRARKSKTMLIFLTVGKKLVANPNTHATLLGLIWASIQFRWNIKFPAIVEKSIAILSSGGLGMAMFSLGLFMASRPSIIACGIRMAAVAMIMKFIAGPALMAAASATLGLKGKLLRVAIVQAALPQGIVPFVFAKEYNVHPDILSTGVIFGMLIALPVALVYYLLLAL; this is translated from the exons ATGATTTCCCTGGCAGATGTTTATCATGTTATAGCAGCCACCGTGCCTTTATACTTTGCCATGATTTTAGCCTACGTATCGGTGAAATGGTGGAAGCTGTTCACACCGGAACAATGCGCAGGCATCAACAAGTTCGTGGCTAAATTCTCAATCCCACTCTTGTCTTTCCAAGTCATCTCCGAAAACAACCCTTACAAGATGAACCTCAAACTCATACTTGCCGATTTCTTGCAAAAACTATTGGCTTTCCTTGTCTTGTTTGCCCTCACTAAGCTCAGTTCCCGGGGTGGTTTGTCGTCCATCATAACCGGTCTCTCTTTATCCACCATGCCTAACACCTTAATCCTCGGAATCCCACTGTTGAGGGCTATGTATGGGGATAAATCAGCCACTCTTTTGGCTCAGATTGTCGTTCTACAAAGcttaatttggtataatttaCTCTTGTTTTTGTTTGAGCTAAACGCTACCAAAGCTGCCTCTGAGATCACTGTTGCAGTTTCACAAGCCTCAG GGGACGAAGAGGCCCCCGAAGAAGCACAAGGGAAAGAGGGAGGAGAAGAGACACAAACGAGAGCAAGGAAATCCAAGACAATGCTGATTTTCTTGACAGTGGGGAAGAAGCTAGTGGCGAACCCCAATACCCATGCTACCTTACTTGGTCTTATTTGGGCAAGCATTCAATTCAG GTGGAACATTAAATTCCCCGCCATTGTTGAAAAATCAATAGCAATATTATCCAGTGGAGGACTTGGTATGGCAATGTTCAGCTTAG gTCTATTCATGGCATCACGGCCAAGCATAATAGCTTGTGGTATACGAATGGCGGCAGTAGCCATGATCATGAAATTCATTGCTGGTCCAGCTCTAATGGCGGCCGCCTCCGCCACTCTCGGACTTAAAGGCAAATTATTGAGAGTAGCAATTGTACAG GCTGCTCTCCCTCAAGGAATCGTTCCATTTGTTTTCGCCAAAGAGTACAATGTTCATCCTGATATATTAAGCACAGG GGTAATCTTTGGTATGCTTATTGCCTTACCTGTAGCATTGGTCTACTATCTTCTTTTAGCATTGTGA